The following DNA comes from Hahella chejuensis KCTC 2396.
AACAGCTCGTACATGAGAATGCCAAGCGCATAGATATCGCTCTGCACTGAGGCGGCGTCCGCCGACTTGTGCTGTTCCGGCGCCATGTAGGCGGACGTACCCATAATGTTGCTGGTCTGGGTATGCAGGGTTTTCGGTTTGCTGGACGAGTCGTAGAAATGCGCGATGCCAAAATCCAGCACCCGCGCCTGCCAATCATTATCGATAAGGATATTGGAGGGCTTGATGTCGCGGTGGATCACGCCATTTTTATGTGCATAGGCCAACGCCTTGCACAACTGCACCAACACATCCATCTTGCGGGAAAAGTCGAGCTTGCCGCGATTGATGGCGTCCTCAAGGGTCATGCCTTCAACATATTCCATGACGAAATAAGGACGCCCTTTGCCAGTAACGCCCTTATCAATGACATGAATGATGTGAGGGTGGTTCAGTTGCGCGATGATGAGAGATTCTTTTTCGAAGCGCTCCAGAATCTCAGGGTGATCTTTTAAGTTGGCGGATAGTATTTTTATGGCGACAGGACGTTGCAGCGACTCCTGCATGGCTTTGTATACAGTCGCCATGCCGCCCTCGCCCAGCTTGCTGAGAACTTTGTATCCCTGCCACGCCATGTAGTTATCTTTTCCGAATTAGATGCATTAGTCCGTCGCCGGATCTATCCAGGGCGCTAAAGAGCGAACGCCAACGCCAAAAACAGCAATGCGGCCAGTATGCCGCCTAAAGCCATGTAACGCCAAGGCCGTCCCGAAGCGGAGTCGGATGCGTTCGGCTCAGCGAAAGGCGGCATAGGCCGGGTTCTTTCGCCGGAATGGTCACGCCTGGGGGCGGCGTTGCCGTGCGGCGCGCCGTCTTTATCGGTCACTATCAGCACGGTAACGTTGTCATCGGCGCCATTAGTGAGGGCGATTTCCACCAGTTCATCGGCTTTACTCTGTGAATTGCCGCGGCGCGCCAGCACTTCCTGTATCCGCTCCTCGGTTACAACGCCATGCAGACCATCACTGCACATCAACCAAACATCTCCCGCCTGCCGGGGCACACGATAAGCATCCACGTGCAGACCATTCTCACCCGCCGCGCCCACCGCCTGAGTGAGCACATGGCGAATGCGCGCCGCTTCTTCTTCCGATAGACCGGTGCTGCGCTGTGCGACGGAATGGTCTTCCGTCATCTGCATGATGAGGTCGTCCCGCAACAGATACACGCGACTGTCGCCTACCCAGGCCACTTCCATTTCATCAGGATGCGCGTGCAACGCAGCGATGGTGGACGCCGCGTAGCCGCGTTCGCCAGTGATATCGTCGCCTAACAGGGATTGGTGGGCGAGCAGAATCGCCTGCTCCAATGGATGCCCGGCATGCACCGCTCTTTGCATGGACTGACATACGCTCGCACTGGCGACTTCCCCACTGTCGCCCCCTCCAACGCCGTCGGCGACGGCATAGAGACTTGTCGATTCGTCTACTAATCCATTATCCTGATTTTGCTGCCGCCGGCCGGTATGAGTTGCGAAACCTACTTGC
Coding sequences within:
- a CDS encoding PP2C family protein-serine/threonine phosphatase, translating into MQVGFATHTGRRQQNQDNGLVDESTSLYAVADGVGGGDSGEVASASVCQSMQRAVHAGHPLEQAILLAHQSLLGDDITGERGYAASTIAALHAHPDEMEVAWVGDSRVYLLRDDLIMQMTEDHSVAQRSTGLSEEEAARIRHVLTQAVGAAGENGLHVDAYRVPRQAGDVWLMCSDGLHGVVTEERIQEVLARRGNSQSKADELVEIALTNGADDNVTVLIVTDKDGAPHGNAAPRRDHSGERTRPMPPFAEPNASDSASGRPWRYMALGGILAALLFLALAFAL